The following proteins are encoded in a genomic region of Glycine soja cultivar W05 chromosome 17, ASM419377v2, whole genome shotgun sequence:
- the LOC114394204 gene encoding uncharacterized protein LOC114394204 isoform X2: MGTKIEYSINLLATLVDSNNLAVGGVDVWEHFQNKHQRTGINKLQGPMDRMLDRNNVESIKKTMQMQEDIFKHQVRELHRVYTVQKMLMDDLKNEIRQQKIWNHTNDINNLRGGRGFDLERSAAEEDIFTQVRGFDEGEAGPSSHTALQSCKTSTSGYDEEMEVDLTLSIGGSQVKKNSHLPQLACSNSTNNGETRKLNSPASFKSDRTGECSDPTTPMSSSTVTFTQQRKGTHWLSQGLKLK, translated from the exons ATGGGAACCAAAATTGAATATTCCATAAATCTTCTAGCAACCTTAGTAGACAGCAACAACTTAGCAGTGGGTGGAGTGGATGTCTGGGAGCATTTTCAGAACAAGCATCAAAGGACTGGAATCAATAAATTGCAAGGTCCCATGGATAGGATGCTTGACAGAAACAATGTAGAATCCATCAAAAAGACAATGCAGATGCAAGAGGACATCTTCAAACACCAG GTAAGAGAACTACACCGTGTATACACTGTGCAAAAGATGCTGATGGATGATCTCAAAAACGAAATTAGACAACAGAAAATTTGGAACCACACGAATGACATAAAT AATTTGAGAGGAGGAAGAGGTTTTGATCTTGAAAGGTCTGCTGCTGAGGAAGACATTTTTACCCAAGTGCGTGGCTTCGATGAAGGTGAGGCAGGGCCTAGCTCCCACACTGCACTTCAGAGTTGTAAAACAAGTACTAGTGGATATGATGAAGAAATGGAAGTGGATTTGACACTAAGTATAGGAGGTAGCCAAGTTAAGAAGAACTCTCACTTACCACAATTAGCATGCTCAAACTCAACCAATAATGGAGAAACCAGAAAGCTGAATTCACCTGCCTCCTTCAAATCAGATAGAACAGGAGAATGCAGTGACCCCACAACCCCAATGAGTAGCTCCACTGTGACATTTACTCAGCAAAGAAAGGGGACACATTGGCTTTCTCAAGGTCTAAAGCTTAAATAG
- the LOC114394204 gene encoding uncharacterized protein LOC114394204 isoform X1: protein MGTKIEYSINLLATLVDSNNLAVGGVDVWEHFQNKHQRTGINKLQGPMDRMLDRNNVESIKKTMQMQEDIFKHQVRELHRVYTVQKMLMDDLKNEIRQQKIWNHTNDINVSHPHSIKQQHQTTQISHQPDFHVQNLRGGRGFDLERSAAEEDIFTQVRGFDEGEAGPSSHTALQSCKTSTSGYDEEMEVDLTLSIGGSQVKKNSHLPQLACSNSTNNGETRKLNSPASFKSDRTGECSDPTTPMSSSTVTFTQQRKGTHWLSQGLKLK, encoded by the exons ATGGGAACCAAAATTGAATATTCCATAAATCTTCTAGCAACCTTAGTAGACAGCAACAACTTAGCAGTGGGTGGAGTGGATGTCTGGGAGCATTTTCAGAACAAGCATCAAAGGACTGGAATCAATAAATTGCAAGGTCCCATGGATAGGATGCTTGACAGAAACAATGTAGAATCCATCAAAAAGACAATGCAGATGCAAGAGGACATCTTCAAACACCAG GTAAGAGAACTACACCGTGTATACACTGTGCAAAAGATGCTGATGGATGATCTCAAAAACGAAATTAGACAACAGAAAATTTGGAACCACACGAATGACATAAATGTAAGCCATCCACATTCCATTAAACAGCAACATCAAACAACACAGATTTCACACCAGCCTGATTTCCACGTTCAGAATTTGAGAGGAGGAAGAGGTTTTGATCTTGAAAGGTCTGCTGCTGAGGAAGACATTTTTACCCAAGTGCGTGGCTTCGATGAAGGTGAGGCAGGGCCTAGCTCCCACACTGCACTTCAGAGTTGTAAAACAAGTACTAGTGGATATGATGAAGAAATGGAAGTGGATTTGACACTAAGTATAGGAGGTAGCCAAGTTAAGAAGAACTCTCACTTACCACAATTAGCATGCTCAAACTCAACCAATAATGGAGAAACCAGAAAGCTGAATTCACCTGCCTCCTTCAAATCAGATAGAACAGGAGAATGCAGTGACCCCACAACCCCAATGAGTAGCTCCACTGTGACATTTACTCAGCAAAGAAAGGGGACACATTGGCTTTCTCAAGGTCTAAAGCTTAAATAG